A genomic window from Diospyros lotus cultivar Yz01 chromosome 2, ASM1463336v1, whole genome shotgun sequence includes:
- the LOC127793852 gene encoding uncharacterized protein LOC127793852, which yields MPAVWFALKRSLQCRSQPSDVYDPRANGNLSNILTKKTGRSGCSRSISNLRDVIHGSKRYVEKPPSCSPRSIGSSEFLNPITHEVVFSDSTCEIKITGVGAFQENNGTGIGGGGSGSGSGGGNGSTFLGSLRPGTPGPGGHHLVPQHNPRLSSTLPRNTPKSFSRREGSGFNGIPPNPRVSFAKDSLGSSTLTCHKCGEQFAKWEAVEAHHLSKHAVTELTEGDSSRKIVEMICRTGWLKSDGNSGHIERILKVHNMQKTIAQFEEYRETVKIKASKLQKKHPRCLADGNELLRFHGTTVECSLGVNGSSSLCTSDRCNVCQILRRGFSAKKELKGGIGVFTTSTSGKALESIQVFDDNSSVRKALIVCRVIAGRVHRPLENFQEIAGQSGFDSVAGNMGIYSNIEELFLLNPRALLPCFVVIFKP from the exons atgccAGCGGTTTGGTTTGCCTTAAAGAGATCACTACAGTGCAGATCACAGCCATCAGATGTCTATGATCCAAGGGCTAATGGGAATCTTAGCAACATATTGACAAAGAAAACAGGCAGGTCTGGGTGTTCAAGGTCTATTTCAAATCTCAGAGATGTCATCCATGGAAGCAAGAGGTATGTGGAAAAACCACCAAGCTGTAGTCCAAGATCCATTGGGAGTAGCGAATTTCTAAACCCAATAACCCATGAAGTAGTCTTCAGTGATTCCACCTGTGAAATTAAGATAACTGGGGTTGGTGCTTTTCAAGAAAACAATGGCACTGGAATTGGTGGCGgtggcagtggcagtggcagtggTGGTGGAAATGGCTCAACCTTTCTGGGTTCCCTCAGGCCTGGTACCCCTGGCCCTGGAGGGCACCATCTGGTGCCCCAGCACAACCCTAGGCTCTCCTCCACCCTTCCCAGAAACACACCTAAAAGTTTTTCTAGGAGGGAAGGCTCTGGATTCAATGGTATTCCTCCAAACCCTAGGGTTTCTTTTGCAAAAGATTCCCTTGGTTCTTCAACTTTGACTTGCCATAAATGTGGTGAACAATTTGCGAAGTGGGAGGCTGTTGAAGCACACCATCTCTCCAAACATGCTG TCACTGAACTTACTGAAGGAGACTCATCTAGGAAGATTGTAGAGATGATCTGCCGGACTGGGTGGTTGAAGTCCGACGGCAATTCTGGCCACATTGAGAGAATTTTGAAGGTCCATAATATGCAAAAAACAATTGCTCAATTTGAAGAATACAGAGAAACAGTGAAGATCAAAGCTAGCAAACTGCAAAAGAAACATCCCCGTTGCCTAGCCGATGGGAACGAGCTCTTAAGGTTCCATGGCACAACTGTTGAATGTTCTCTTGGTGTAAATGGCTCATCTAGCCTTTGCACATCGGATAGATGCAATGTGTGTCAAATTCTAAGACGTGGGTTTTCAGCAAAGAAGGAACTCAAAGGAGGTATAGGCGTCTTCACTACCTCTACAAGTGGGAAAGCACTGGAATCTATCCAAGTATTTGATGACAATTCATCGGTAAGGAAGGCTCTAATAGTATGTAGAGTGATCGCCGGTAGAGTCCACAGACCCTTGgagaattttcaagaaattgcTGGTCAATCAGGATTCGACTCTGTCGCTGGAAACATGGGTATTTATTCCAACATTGAGGAACTCTTTTTGCTGAATCCCAGGGCCCTCCTTCCTTGCTTTGTGGTAATTTTCAAACCATGA